A single Brassica rapa cultivar Chiifu-401-42 chromosome A04, CAAS_Brap_v3.01, whole genome shotgun sequence DNA region contains:
- the LOC103865324 gene encoding WD repeat-containing protein 55, whose amino-acid sequence MEIDLGANAFGIDFHPSKNLVATGLIDGHLHLYRYDTESSLVRERKVRAHKESCRAVRFIDDGQRIVTASADCSILATDVETGASVAHLQNAHEDAVNTLITVTDTTIASGDDQGCVKIWDTRQRSCSHEFNVHEDYISCMTFASDSMKLVATSGDGTLSVCNLRTGKVQSQSEFSEDELLSVVIMKNGRKVICGTQNGILMLYSWGFFKDCSDRFVDLSPNSVDVLLKLDEDRVITGSDNGIISLVGILPNRIIQPIGSHEFPIEDLALSHDNKFLGSTAHDSMLKLWDLEEIIEGSNGNASGAAGDSDSDNEEMDLDNDPKPSRGTKRKTKSKPTPVDTTTSFFADM is encoded by the exons ATGGAGATCGACTTGGGAGCCAACGCGTTCGGTATAGACTTCCACCCATCTAAAAATCTCGTAGCTACTGGTCTCATCGATGGCCACTTGCATCT ataCCGTTACGACACAGAGTCTTCACTTGTCAG GGAGCGTAAAGTTCGAGCCCATAAGGAGTCTTGCAGAGCTGTTCGCTTCATCGATGATGGCCAAA gAATCGTCACAGCTTCAGCTGACTGCTCTATTCTAGCTACCGATGTGGAGACCGGTGCTAGCGTTGCACATCTTCAGAATGCTCACGA GGATGCTGTTAACACTTTGATTACTGTTACTGATACAACGATCGCTTCAGGGGATGATCAAGGCTGTGTTAAG ATTTGGGATACGAGACAGCGCTCTTGCTCTCACGAGTTTAACGTCCACGAGGATTACATTTCTTGCATGACCTTTGCATCTGATTCAATGAAGCTAGTGGCTACaag TGGAGATGGGACACTATCTGTATGTAATCTCAGAACAGGCAAAGTCCAATCTCAGTCTGAGTTTTCTGAAGACGAACTTCTTTCTGTTGTTATTATGAAG AATGGCCGTAAAGTTATATGTGGAACTCAAAATGGTATCCTCATGTTGTATTCATGGGGATTTTTCAAAGATTGTAG TGATCGTTTTGTTGATCTATCTCCAAATTCAGTTGATGTCCTTTTAAAG CTTGATGAGGATAGAGTTATCACTGGATCTGATAATGGAATAATCAG CCTTGTTGGGATACTGCCCAACAGAATCATTCAGCCAATTGGGTCTCACGAGTTCCCTATCGAAGATCTCG CTCTCTCGCATGATAACAAGTTTCTTGGTAGCACAGCTCATGACAGTATGCTCAAG TTGTGGGACTTAGAAGAAATTATAGAAGGTTCTAATGGAAACGCATCAGGAGCTGCAGGAGACAGTGACAGCGACAACGAGGAGATGGACCTTGACAATGACCCCAAGCCTTCAAGAG GTACCAAGAGGAAAACAAAAAGTAAACCAACTCCGGTGGACACTACAACTAGTTTCTTCGCAGACATGTAG
- the LOC103865325 gene encoding uncharacterized protein LOC103865325, whose amino-acid sequence MPSGAKKRKALKKKKEQEAFGASPSNKGFNGHGYDEHGSQDEGESDGNLSSPGSQGNGEVWTRDPSPSPLSGLKKDTVKDKTDVPQGQEAKGEDVTALGRGTCHEEKNGVDKPHNNFSENVTHNTVKAATKEAGGGTLEIAPADDSVSKVVITNNNVPAEISTDLGSVQLEEAKEGNIPGSNAETSKESQVPESSEDKNLLPSGPPVTRTSWLSCCGLFDVMAGSER is encoded by the exons ATGCCGTCTGGTGCTAAGAAGAGAAAGGCcttgaagaaaaagaaggaacAAGAAGCCTTTGGAGCCAGTCCAAGCAACAAAGGTTTCAATGGTCATG GGTATGATGAACATGGAAGccaagatgaaggagaaagTGATGGCAACTTGAGTTCCCCTGGTTCTCAAGGAAATGGAGAAGTTTGGACAAGAGATCCATCACCTTCTCCATTATCTGGTCTGAAGAAGGACACTGTTAAAGATAAAACAGACGTTCCTCAAGGACAAGAAGCTAAAGGTGAAGACGTTACTGCACTTGGAAGAGGAACATGTCACGAGGAGAAGAACGGTGTGGACAAACCACACAATAACTTTTCTGAAAATGTTACTCACAATACTGTTAAAGCAGCTACTAAAGAGGCTGGTGGTGGTACTTTGGAAATTGCACCTGCTGATGATTCTGTCTCAAAGGTTGTGATTACTAACAACAATGTGCCAGCTGAAATCTCGACAGATTTGGGTTCTGTCCAGCTAGAAGAAGCAAAGGAGGGTAACATTCCAGGATCTAATGCTGAAACAAGTAAAGAATCTCAAGTGCCAGAATCTTCTGAAGACAAG AATCTTCTCCCTTCTGGTCCACCAGTTACTCGAACCTCGTGGTTGAGTTGCTGCGGTTTGTTTGATGTGATGGCAGGTTCAGAAAGATAA